One genomic window of Sporosarcina ureae includes the following:
- a CDS encoding carboxymuconolactone decarboxylase family protein, whose translation MAEDRYQRGLEKLMELTLSGEDNPAGEMEIGESFKDVAPDLTKYVVEFAFGDIYSRPGLDNKQKVLTTITALVAQGKPQIQMHIKTGLDVGLTPDEIIGCIMHLIPYTGFPSVLNALSVAQTVFAERGVSITKMDEK comes from the coding sequence ATGGCGGAAGATCGCTACCAACGTGGTTTGGAAAAGTTAATGGAACTTACGTTATCGGGTGAAGATAACCCGGCAGGTGAGATGGAAATTGGGGAGAGCTTCAAAGATGTAGCACCGGATTTGACTAAGTATGTTGTGGAATTTGCTTTTGGAGATATTTATTCGCGACCTGGACTGGATAATAAACAGAAGGTCCTTACAACGATTACGGCTCTTGTAGCACAAGGCAAGCCACAGATTCAAATGCATATCAAAACAGGCCTTGATGTAGGCTTGACGCCGGACGAGATTATCGGCTGTATTATGCACTTGATTCCGTATACAGGATTCCCGAGCGTGCTGAATGCTTTATCTGTCGCTCAAACCGTATTTGCTGAACGTGGAGTATCGATTACAAAAATGGACGAGAAGTGA
- a CDS encoding methionine ABC transporter ATP-binding protein, protein MIQIQHLSKVYQTKDKVVKGVDDVSLDIATGEIFGIVGYSGAGKSSLIRCLNLLEKPTSGTVLIDDVNLTKLSGVQLRQARLKIGMIFQHFYLISQKTIFENVAFALQAAKMPSDKIEIRVMELLEMVGLSEKRNVYPAQLSGGQKQRVGIARALANNPSVLLCDEATSALDPNTTMSILRLLKKINKELNITIVLITHEMNVVKEICDRMAIMQDGKVIEEGQVYDIFSNPVQPLTKEFISSVVSYDIPETVMSNLVGTLIKITFKGEVAMEGVISDTMQKYRVKGNFLHGSIEYIQERALGIFLMELQGESEEVKQAIAYILEQNAQVEVIRQHV, encoded by the coding sequence ATGATCCAAATTCAACATTTGTCTAAGGTATATCAGACAAAAGATAAAGTGGTAAAAGGTGTAGATGATGTATCACTAGACATCGCGACTGGAGAGATATTTGGTATTGTAGGTTATTCAGGTGCGGGAAAAAGTTCTCTTATACGCTGTTTGAATTTGTTGGAAAAACCAACGAGTGGCACTGTTTTAATTGATGATGTAAATTTAACGAAATTATCAGGGGTACAACTTCGCCAGGCACGGTTGAAGATCGGAATGATATTCCAGCATTTTTATTTAATTAGTCAAAAGACGATTTTTGAAAATGTCGCATTTGCTTTACAAGCAGCGAAAATGCCGTCAGATAAAATAGAGATTCGTGTAATGGAGCTTCTTGAAATGGTTGGTCTGTCTGAAAAACGCAACGTATATCCTGCACAGTTGAGCGGGGGACAGAAGCAACGCGTCGGTATTGCGAGAGCCCTAGCAAATAATCCATCCGTTTTGCTTTGTGATGAAGCAACATCCGCGCTGGATCCCAACACGACGATGTCTATTTTACGATTGTTGAAAAAGATTAATAAAGAATTGAATATCACCATTGTTTTAATTACTCACGAGATGAATGTTGTAAAAGAAATTTGTGATCGCATGGCGATTATGCAAGACGGAAAAGTGATCGAAGAAGGGCAAGTATATGATATCTTTTCTAACCCAGTTCAACCTTTGACGAAGGAGTTTATTAGCAGTGTAGTGTCTTACGACATACCCGAAACCGTCATGTCCAATTTGGTCGGTACACTAATAAAAATCACGTTTAAAGGTGAAGTAGCGATGGAGGGCGTGATTTCCGATACTATGCAGAAATATAGAGTGAAAGGAAACTTCTTGCATGGGTCGATCGAATATATTCAAGAACGAGCACTAGGGATTTTCTTGATGGAATTGCAAGGCGAGAGTGAAGAAGTAAAGCAAGCGATTGCATACATACTAGAACAAAATGCACAAGTGGAGGTGATCCGACAACATGTTTGA
- a CDS encoding universal stress protein encodes MNEYMDILVAVDGSSEAKLAFYKSIDIVKLEENARLHIVSVIDMFSIDEDDTSYREREEQHIRDLLNSYKTIAKEEGIDHVETYITHGDPKVNISKDLAQAVEADLIVCGAQGVKNAEHFFLGSVSEAIVLTASCDVLVVRRSVK; translated from the coding sequence ATGAATGAATATATGGATATTCTGGTCGCGGTAGATGGTTCAAGTGAAGCAAAACTGGCTTTTTATAAATCGATAGACATTGTAAAGCTGGAAGAAAATGCGAGATTGCACATCGTCAGCGTCATTGATATGTTTTCGATTGACGAAGATGACACTTCCTATCGAGAACGGGAAGAGCAACACATAAGGGATTTGCTGAATAGCTATAAAACCATTGCTAAAGAAGAAGGTATTGACCATGTGGAAACATACATCACACATGGCGATCCGAAAGTAAATATTTCCAAAGACCTTGCACAAGCAGTAGAAGCTGACTTAATCGTTTGCGGTGCGCAAGGAGTAAAGAACGCTGAGCATTTTTTTCTAGGCTCTGTCTCTGAGGCAATTGTTTTGACTGCATCATGTGACGTATTGGTCGTTCGACGTAGTGTAAAGTAA
- a CDS encoding STAS domain-containing protein: MNEETNSVQGITELKEQIIKYEKIIEDLSAPIIPSIVPETILVPLTGALSVGRFMHIQEKIVQRIPANNIVTVVFDFTDISTLAVEENMGYELLSEKINELVSVLQLMGTETIFVGFSPAFAQNLILSNVSNFNQIRAFTNFREGLRYLLDQKGMEIVYKK, encoded by the coding sequence ATGAATGAAGAGACAAATTCAGTACAAGGGATTACAGAACTCAAAGAACAAATTATAAAGTATGAGAAAATCATAGAAGATTTATCAGCGCCAATTATTCCTTCTATCGTACCGGAAACGATTTTAGTTCCGCTAACTGGTGCTCTTTCAGTAGGACGTTTTATGCATATCCAGGAAAAAATTGTGCAAAGAATACCTGCTAACAACATCGTGACAGTAGTCTTTGATTTCACCGATATCAGCACCTTGGCAGTGGAAGAAAATATGGGATATGAGCTATTGAGTGAAAAAATCAATGAATTAGTCAGCGTATTACAATTGATGGGCACAGAAACTATTTTTGTAGGTTTTTCACCGGCATTTGCTCAAAATTTAATTCTATCCAATGTATCGAACTTTAATCAAATCCGTGCATTTACGAATTTCCGTGAAGGTCTTCGATACTTATTAGATCAAAAAGGCATGGAAATTGTTTATAAAAAATAA
- a CDS encoding tRNA dihydrouridine synthase, whose protein sequence is MSTNFWRDLPRPFFILAPMEDVTDVVFRHVVSEAARPDVFFTEFTNTESFCHPEGIFSVRGRLAFTEDEQPIVAHIWGDKPEHFRDMSIGMAELGFKGLDINMGCPVPNVATKGKGSGLINHPETAAAIIQAAKAGGLPVSVKTRLGYTDIEEWHTWLRHVLEQDIANLSIHLRTRKEMSNGSAHWELIPEIKKLRDEIAPDTLLTINGDILDRQMGLELVEKYGVDGVMIGRGIFNNPFAFEKEKREHDHKELLDLLRLHLDLFDKYSTELEPRLFKPLRRFFKIYVKGFRGAAELRNDLMSTNTTDEVRALLDNVELD, encoded by the coding sequence ATGAGTACTAATTTTTGGCGTGATCTACCACGGCCATTTTTCATACTAGCACCGATGGAGGATGTGACGGATGTGGTTTTTCGTCACGTAGTAAGCGAAGCCGCTCGTCCGGATGTATTCTTTACCGAATTTACAAATACGGAAAGCTTTTGTCACCCAGAAGGAATCTTCAGCGTGCGTGGACGTTTGGCGTTTACGGAAGACGAACAGCCGATTGTTGCACATATTTGGGGGGACAAGCCTGAACATTTCCGTGATATGAGTATTGGAATGGCGGAACTTGGTTTTAAGGGATTGGATATTAATATGGGATGCCCTGTGCCAAATGTAGCAACAAAAGGTAAGGGGAGCGGTCTAATCAACCATCCTGAAACAGCCGCGGCAATTATCCAAGCAGCAAAAGCTGGTGGGTTACCTGTCAGTGTAAAGACTCGTCTTGGCTACACAGATATAGAAGAGTGGCACACTTGGCTCAGACATGTACTGGAGCAAGATATTGCGAACCTATCAATTCATCTCCGTACTCGTAAGGAAATGAGTAATGGGAGTGCGCATTGGGAATTGATTCCCGAGATCAAGAAACTTCGTGATGAAATAGCGCCTGACACGCTGCTGACAATCAATGGAGATATTCTCGATCGTCAAATGGGTCTGGAGCTTGTGGAGAAGTACGGTGTCGATGGGGTTATGATTGGACGCGGAATTTTTAATAATCCATTTGCATTTGAAAAAGAGAAGAGAGAGCATGATCATAAAGAGTTGCTGGATCTTTTGCGTCTTCATTTGGATCTTTTTGACAAATATTCGACAGAGCTAGAACCACGATTGTTTAAACCGTTACGTCGATTTTTCAAGATTTACGTTAAAGGGTTCCGTGGAGCAGCTGAACTAAGAAATGATTTAATGAGTACGAATACGACAGATGAAGTGCGTGCATTACTGGATAATGTAGAACTTGATTAA
- a CDS encoding DeoR family transcriptional regulator gives MDIIQLSEVLNEVLTRIRRDFDVLEKQNKLIRTHGGME, from the coding sequence GTGGATATCATCCAACTCTCGGAAGTATTGAATGAAGTGCTTACGAGGATACGGAGGGATTTCGATGTACTAGAGAAGCAGAACAAGCTGATACGCACACATGGCGGAATGGAATGA
- the sdaAA gene encoding L-serine ammonia-lyase, iron-sulfur-dependent, subunit alpha: MAFTSLNQLIEHAEQDHTPIYELMIQSEIKQKSMQRETIIKKMSEQFTVMEEAVRKGTTTSVMSRTGLTGGDGQRLYSYAEKGNSFVHPSTLHTAANALAVSEVNANMGRIVATPTAGSAGILPAVLVHALDSGKYTRDQIVLSMFTASALGLVIANRASISGAAGGCQAEVGSATAMAAGTLVELAGGTPDQVGHAIGIALKNSLGLVCDPVAGLVEIPCIIRNGLHAITAEAAADMAMAGVVSIIPPDEVIHVMHEVGQNMPESLRETGIGGLAGTPTGQRLKTQVFGKEKEQKEKSNGAPAKYQSAYEIIGPVMIGPSSSHTAGAVRIGNVAFQLLNEQPIHAKFSLMGSFATTYQGHGTDLALLAGVMGYNTTDERIPHAKELAIETGLEYEFTKRVLGSYHPNTVLVELTGPTNKIKVLASSLGGGKIEVQELDDYPLKFSGERPALLIRHTDKKGVIADLLGILSRRGINIARMANERFAIDGPAITICEIDSTVDEEMLTELKRDVPIIDDIVLVETE, encoded by the coding sequence ATGGCATTCACGAGTTTAAACCAACTGATCGAGCATGCGGAACAGGATCATACGCCGATTTACGAGTTGATGATTCAATCGGAAATCAAGCAAAAAAGCATGCAGAGAGAAACTATCATCAAGAAAATGTCAGAACAATTTACGGTGATGGAAGAAGCAGTGCGCAAAGGGACGACTACTTCTGTTATGTCACGCACAGGACTAACTGGCGGCGACGGACAGCGCTTATATAGCTATGCCGAAAAAGGGAACTCTTTCGTTCATCCTTCTACCCTTCACACCGCTGCGAATGCACTGGCGGTCTCAGAAGTAAACGCGAATATGGGACGAATTGTCGCAACCCCCACTGCAGGATCAGCAGGGATTTTGCCTGCTGTTCTTGTACATGCGCTCGATAGCGGCAAGTACACACGCGATCAAATCGTCTTATCCATGTTCACGGCTTCTGCGCTAGGGTTAGTCATCGCGAATCGTGCGTCCATTTCAGGGGCTGCGGGAGGATGCCAAGCAGAAGTCGGCTCTGCTACTGCAATGGCGGCAGGAACATTAGTGGAACTTGCTGGCGGCACACCTGACCAAGTCGGTCACGCAATAGGTATTGCGCTGAAGAACTCATTGGGACTCGTTTGTGATCCTGTGGCAGGTCTTGTAGAAATCCCTTGTATCATTCGAAATGGACTACATGCTATCACAGCTGAAGCTGCTGCAGATATGGCAATGGCAGGGGTGGTGAGCATCATTCCTCCAGACGAAGTGATCCATGTCATGCACGAAGTAGGACAGAATATGCCAGAGTCACTGCGCGAAACTGGAATCGGTGGACTTGCTGGTACACCTACTGGTCAAAGACTGAAAACCCAAGTATTCGGGAAAGAAAAAGAGCAAAAAGAAAAAAGCAACGGTGCTCCTGCTAAATATCAAAGTGCCTATGAAATCATTGGCCCTGTCATGATTGGTCCATCTAGCTCACACACTGCTGGAGCTGTTCGAATTGGAAACGTTGCGTTTCAGCTATTGAACGAGCAACCAATTCATGCGAAGTTTTCACTAATGGGTTCCTTTGCGACTACTTATCAAGGACACGGTACCGATTTGGCGCTTCTGGCTGGTGTCATGGGGTACAATACGACAGATGAAAGAATTCCGCATGCGAAAGAACTTGCGATAGAGACAGGATTAGAATACGAGTTCACGAAACGTGTGCTCGGTAGCTATCATCCAAACACCGTGCTTGTCGAGTTAACAGGACCGACCAACAAAATAAAAGTCCTCGCCAGTTCGCTTGGAGGAGGTAAAATCGAAGTACAAGAACTTGACGATTATCCGTTAAAATTCTCAGGTGAACGTCCGGCACTATTGATTCGCCACACCGATAAAAAAGGTGTTATTGCAGACCTTTTAGGCATTCTCTCAAGAAGAGGAATCAATATTGCTCGTATGGCAAATGAACGTTTTGCTATTGACGGGCCCGCTATTACAATATGTGAAATCGATAGCACTGTAGATGAAGAAATGCTCACGGAATTAAAACGTGATGTGCCAATTATTGATGATATTGTATTGGTGGAAACAGAGTAA
- the bluB gene encoding 5,6-dimethylbenzimidazole synthase — protein sequence MFSNEERDAVYKVIYNRRDVRSFLPTPIPEEAIHNVLKAAHQAPSVGFMQPWNFIIVSSDETKEKLAWAADKEKRALAIHYEDNGEKETKFLGLKIQGLKEAPITICVTCDPTRGGSHVLGRNSIPETDMLSTACAIQNMWLAACAEGLAMGWVSFYKKNDVRDILNIPPHVEPVALLSIGYTEHYPTAPILETANWEKRRSLDDLIFTEQWNKKK from the coding sequence ATGTTTTCAAATGAAGAAAGAGATGCGGTCTACAAAGTGATTTATAATAGAAGAGATGTGCGAAGTTTTTTGCCGACTCCCATTCCGGAAGAAGCGATACATAACGTATTGAAAGCCGCTCACCAAGCACCGTCAGTCGGCTTTATGCAACCATGGAATTTCATCATCGTTTCATCTGATGAAACGAAAGAGAAATTGGCTTGGGCAGCGGATAAAGAAAAACGTGCGCTAGCTATTCATTATGAAGACAATGGAGAAAAAGAAACAAAGTTCCTTGGCTTAAAAATACAAGGATTGAAAGAAGCACCCATTACTATTTGCGTAACATGTGATCCTACGCGGGGCGGTTCACACGTGTTAGGACGTAACTCCATCCCTGAAACGGACATGTTGTCGACTGCCTGTGCAATCCAAAATATGTGGCTAGCGGCATGTGCGGAAGGTCTGGCGATGGGGTGGGTGAGTTTTTATAAAAAGAATGATGTACGTGATATTTTGAACATACCCCCTCATGTTGAACCGGTTGCTCTTCTGTCTATTGGTTACACGGAGCATTATCCTACTGCGCCTATTCTAGAAACAGCTAATTGGGAGAAACGACGAAGTTTAGATGATTTGATTTTTACGGAGCAGTGGAATAAGAAAAAATAA
- a CDS encoding methionine ABC transporter permease: protein MFDLSHIMELMPDITKAFGETLYMIGISLTIALIIGLPLGVLLFTTDKGLFLENRAINSVVGFLVNIIRSIPFIILLVALIPLTKLIVGNTIGPAAASVSLSVAAIPFFARIVETSMREIDKGVIEAAISTGASPWMIIWNVLLPESKSSIIQGLTLTLINLVAYSAMAGFVGGGGIGDLAIRFGYYRYDDSIMLVTVAILIVLVQLIQFGGDRFSKMIDKR from the coding sequence ATGTTTGATCTATCTCACATCATGGAACTCATGCCGGATATTACAAAAGCATTTGGTGAAACTCTTTATATGATCGGCATCTCACTTACGATTGCGCTGATTATTGGATTGCCGCTTGGCGTTTTGTTATTTACTACAGATAAAGGACTATTTTTAGAGAACCGTGCAATTAATTCGGTTGTTGGATTTTTAGTCAATATTATTCGCTCCATTCCATTCATCATATTACTTGTGGCACTTATTCCTTTGACGAAACTAATTGTTGGAAACACAATTGGACCTGCAGCAGCTAGTGTATCGCTTTCTGTAGCAGCCATCCCTTTCTTTGCACGGATCGTTGAAACATCCATGCGTGAAATTGACAAAGGGGTGATAGAGGCGGCAATCTCAACGGGTGCTTCGCCATGGATGATTATCTGGAATGTGTTATTACCTGAATCGAAGTCGAGTATTATCCAAGGACTTACACTGACATTAATCAACTTAGTTGCTTATTCAGCAATGGCTGGATTTGTTGGCGGAGGCGGAATTGGAGATTTGGCAATTCGTTTTGGTTATTACCGATATGATGACAGTATTATGCTCGTCACCGTCGCCATTTTAATAGTGCTAGTGCAGTTGATTCAATTTGGTGGGGATCGTTTTTCAAAAATGATAGATAAAAGATAA
- a CDS encoding DMT family transporter has translation MENKPSMKTSSTTIAGAVCWGLIGLFIAPLYARGFTAWDVVAIRGIFSFVFLFAIMMLFFRDQLQTRIKDHLFFASAGIFSLALFNYFYFEVFSRSSLSLAVTLLYTGPIFVMILSRIFFKEPLTARKVLALASAIVGCALVVRLLPLGSESISSQTLFMGVLSGFCYALYSIFTKPITKRYSALTITTYTFFYMALFMSLTSDVWRKVDTFRYADVWIAALLLALISTVAAYVLYTSGLKHLEAGKASILATIEPIVAVVVGVLFLGDQLLPLQLFGIALVLYSAILIVGRKVKSGKPMRENHYF, from the coding sequence TTGGAAAACAAGCCGAGTATGAAGACATCTTCAACAACAATTGCAGGAGCCGTCTGTTGGGGATTGATCGGTTTATTCATAGCGCCATTATATGCACGAGGATTCACGGCTTGGGATGTGGTAGCAATTCGAGGGATTTTCAGCTTTGTGTTTTTATTTGCTATTATGATGCTGTTTTTTCGTGATCAGTTACAGACACGAATAAAAGATCATTTATTTTTTGCAAGTGCAGGTATTTTCAGTCTTGCGCTATTTAACTACTTTTACTTCGAAGTATTTTCACGTTCCAGCTTGTCTCTTGCCGTGACGTTATTGTATACAGGACCGATATTCGTGATGATTTTATCGCGAATCTTCTTTAAGGAACCGCTGACCGCACGCAAAGTATTAGCATTAGCATCTGCTATTGTAGGTTGTGCATTAGTGGTTAGACTATTGCCGCTAGGATCGGAGAGTATTTCTAGTCAGACGCTGTTCATGGGAGTTCTTTCGGGTTTTTGTTATGCGCTGTACAGTATTTTCACGAAGCCAATAACGAAACGATATTCCGCCTTGACAATTACTACGTACACATTCTTTTATATGGCTTTGTTCATGTCGCTGACAAGTGATGTATGGCGTAAAGTTGATACATTCCGATATGCTGACGTTTGGATTGCCGCTTTACTACTGGCGTTGATTTCCACTGTGGCAGCGTATGTGTTGTATACATCAGGCTTGAAGCATTTAGAAGCAGGGAAGGCATCAATTCTTGCGACTATTGAACCTATTGTTGCAGTTGTAGTGGGTGTACTGTTTCTTGGTGATCAACTGCTTCCGCTACAGCTATTTGGCATCGCACTTGTGTTATATTCAGCGATTCTAATAGTAGGTAGGAAAGTGAAAAGTGGTAAACCTATGAGAGAAAATCACTATTTTTGA
- a CDS encoding MetQ/NlpA family ABC transporter substrate-binding protein has translation MKKLVFAFILTALVAALAACGEEKSTEKSDDDKNIHFGATAGPYSDMLKKAIQPALEEKGYTVKITEFSDYIQPNISLDSGDIDANLFQNITYLENFEKENNMELSELIIVPTAPLGIYSNKYKSLEEIEDGSTITIPNDPVNAARTLYVLEDAGLVKMDDEIDQLTASEKDITENPKNLVIQPVEAGQLPRSVEGADLAAVPGNFAIAANMDLLDALALEDMPDQFRNVVAVKTENVDKQFAKDIIEVVESEQFLEVIESEFKGFGKPAWMEK, from the coding sequence ATGAAGAAACTGGTATTTGCATTCATTCTTACTGCGTTGGTTGCGGCTTTAGCGGCTTGTGGAGAAGAAAAGTCTACTGAAAAATCGGATGACGATAAAAATATTCACTTTGGTGCAACAGCAGGTCCTTATAGTGATATGTTAAAAAAAGCGATCCAACCTGCACTTGAGGAAAAAGGATATACCGTTAAAATCACTGAATTCAGTGACTATATTCAGCCAAATATTTCGTTGGACAGTGGGGATATAGATGCGAACCTGTTCCAAAACATTACGTATTTGGAAAACTTCGAGAAAGAAAATAATATGGAACTCTCTGAATTAATTATAGTACCAACCGCGCCATTAGGTATCTATTCAAATAAATATAAATCTCTTGAGGAAATTGAAGATGGATCAACCATCACTATTCCAAATGATCCAGTTAACGCAGCGAGAACGTTATACGTATTGGAAGATGCAGGGTTAGTGAAAATGGATGATGAAATTGACCAATTGACGGCATCTGAAAAAGACATCACGGAAAACCCAAAAAACTTGGTGATTCAGCCGGTTGAGGCGGGGCAATTGCCTCGTTCAGTAGAGGGAGCTGATTTGGCTGCAGTACCTGGAAACTTTGCAATTGCAGCAAATATGGATTTGTTAGACGCTCTGGCTTTAGAAGATATGCCTGATCAGTTCCGAAATGTTGTGGCAGTGAAAACAGAAAACGTAGATAAGCAATTTGCGAAAGATATTATTGAAGTAGTAGAATCCGAGCAGTTTTTAGAAGTGATTGAATCTGAATTTAAAGGTTTCGGTAAACCAGCTTGGATGGAAAAGTAA
- a CDS encoding SH3 domain-containing protein translates to MRKMIFVFMLVVLGFSIALSTETSAATKTTSMYVNAKNDIVLRAKPSQNAERMGTIKNHSKLTVFSSSNGWSRVQAGKSKGFVYTSALSKKNPNAAPTSVNGGLSPVSGLTLTYEPSFMEDTKETFITRRDGKSTYLFNTSKKSPFSYAEFVYYEDKDRLMMGVAESDFIFVDAAFPLRQGKSFTGYNLEENYKVLVESTTKTIKVKAGSFRNVVILRYPNGSREYLAKGIGIIKSTDKNGKTYTELTAVKHKK, encoded by the coding sequence ATGAGAAAAATGATATTCGTATTTATGTTAGTAGTGCTTGGCTTTTCTATCGCTCTCTCCACCGAGACAAGTGCAGCAACGAAAACGACTAGTATGTATGTAAATGCAAAGAACGATATCGTTCTACGCGCAAAGCCATCGCAAAACGCAGAAAGAATGGGCACTATCAAAAATCATTCTAAGCTAACCGTCTTTTCTTCATCTAATGGATGGTCGCGTGTACAAGCGGGCAAAAGTAAGGGATTCGTATATACATCCGCTTTGTCTAAAAAGAATCCTAACGCAGCACCCACTAGTGTAAACGGCGGTTTATCGCCAGTGAGTGGTCTGACCCTCACTTATGAGCCTTCATTCATGGAAGATACTAAAGAAACTTTTATTACTAGAAGAGATGGAAAAAGTACTTACTTATTCAATACGAGTAAAAAGTCTCCTTTCTCTTATGCAGAGTTTGTCTATTATGAAGATAAAGACAGACTCATGATGGGAGTGGCGGAATCTGACTTTATTTTCGTTGATGCTGCATTTCCTTTAAGACAAGGGAAAAGCTTTACCGGATACAATTTAGAAGAAAATTATAAAGTATTAGTGGAAAGCACGACAAAGACGATCAAAGTGAAAGCCGGTTCTTTCCGCAATGTCGTCATACTTCGTTACCCGAACGGTTCCAGAGAATATCTTGCAAAAGGAATTGGAATTATCAAAAGTACAGATAAAAATGGGAAAACTTATACAGAGTTAACCGCTGTAAAGCATAAGAAATAA
- a CDS encoding pyridoxal phosphate-dependent aminotransferase, with product MALSNRLQNLPPHFFTLLLNKIEKAMDEGRDVINLGRGNPDQPTPPHIIKALQEAVEDPATHGYSPFRGTLALKQAVAEYYLREYDVTIDPETEVAVLGGTKVGVVELPLAIMNEGDLLLLPDPGYPDYLSGVSLAGIRYDTMPLRKENEFLPDYDTLTDDQKKDAKLMYLNYPSNPTGVTATPEFYEKTVAFAKEHQIAVLQDFAYGGIGFEGQKPISFLQTDGAKEVGIEMLSLSKMYNMAGWRVGFAVGNSEIIEALNVLQDHLFTSIFPAVQRAAIEALTGPQQCVEELVALYEGRLTVLLTECERIGWDVTAPTGSFFAWLPVPEGFTSETFADLLLDKADVAVSPGNGFGIYGEGYIRVGLLESEERLQEAVRRIEKLGLFK from the coding sequence ATGGCTTTGTCCAACCGATTACAAAATCTCCCTCCGCATTTCTTTACGTTATTATTAAATAAAATAGAAAAGGCTATGGATGAAGGTAGAGATGTTATTAACCTAGGACGTGGAAACCCTGACCAACCAACACCTCCTCATATTATTAAAGCATTGCAAGAAGCCGTTGAAGATCCAGCTACACACGGCTACTCTCCGTTTAGAGGGACACTTGCTTTAAAGCAAGCAGTGGCTGAATACTATCTGCGTGAATACGATGTTACGATTGACCCTGAAACAGAAGTTGCGGTACTCGGTGGCACAAAAGTCGGCGTCGTAGAACTCCCTTTAGCGATTATGAATGAAGGAGACTTATTACTGTTACCAGACCCGGGTTACCCTGATTATCTATCAGGTGTCAGCTTAGCAGGTATTCGATATGACACGATGCCACTACGTAAGGAGAATGAATTTCTTCCTGATTACGATACATTAACAGATGATCAGAAAAAAGACGCCAAACTAATGTACTTAAATTATCCAAGTAATCCAACTGGCGTCACAGCAACACCCGAGTTTTATGAAAAAACCGTGGCATTTGCCAAAGAACATCAGATTGCCGTTTTACAAGATTTTGCGTATGGTGGTATTGGTTTTGAAGGTCAGAAGCCGATTAGTTTTTTACAAACTGACGGAGCAAAGGAAGTCGGCATTGAAATGCTGTCTCTTTCCAAAATGTATAATATGGCAGGTTGGCGCGTCGGTTTTGCAGTCGGTAACTCTGAAATAATTGAAGCTTTAAACGTATTGCAAGACCACTTATTTACTAGTATCTTTCCAGCAGTTCAACGTGCTGCAATTGAAGCATTGACAGGTCCACAACAATGCGTTGAAGAGTTAGTTGCGCTCTATGAAGGTCGTCTGACCGTATTGCTAACCGAATGTGAACGTATCGGTTGGGACGTTACAGCACCTACTGGCTCGTTTTTCGCTTGGTTACCTGTCCCAGAAGGGTTTACAAGTGAAACCTTTGCCGATTTATTACTCGATAAAGCAGACGTCGCAGTATCACCGGGGAACGGATTTGGTATTTACGGCGAAGGATATATTCGTGTTGGGTTGTTAGAAAGTGAAGAACGGTTGCAAGAAGCAGTTCGCCGTATTGAAAAACTCGGTTTATTTAAGTAA